The following nucleotide sequence is from Allocatelliglobosispora scoriae.
CGGTCGCCATGAGGCCGATGTAGTGACCCTGCGCCCCGTCGAGTGCCTCGACCACGCTCAGGAAAACGAGCAGCGCGACAGCCGCGCCGAGTCCGGCGCGGGTCCCAGGGGTGACCGGGCGTCGACCCGGCAACTGCAGTCTCGTGATTACGGCACAAGCATGACTGATCACGCGGTGGATCTGAGAGAGGTTGACCTTACGTCTGACCTCATTATGTCCACCCGGATGAACTGCCGCAGGTGGTGTCTCTGGGTCGCTTCGCTCCGCGCGCCCCTGTGTGACGCCTTCCCTCGTCGCTCTATTGCTGGGTCGCTTCGCTCCGCGCGCCCCTGTGCGACGCCTTCCCTCGTCGCTCTATTGCTGGGTCGCTTCGCTCCGCGCGCCCCTGTGCGACGCCTTCCCTCGTCGCTGCGCTCCTCAGTCCAGGCGTCGCGGCGCGCTCCGCGAAGCTCCTGTGTTCCGCGAAGCTCTGGTGAGATCAGGCGAAGACGGCGAAGTAGATCGCGATGTGGTGGCAGATCGCCGCGATCAGCGTGCACGCGTGGAAGAACTCGTGGTGTCCGAAGACGGTCGGCCACGGGTTGGGGCGGCGCAGCGCGTAGAAGATCGCACCGACGCTGTAGGCGAGGCCGCCCACTGCTAGCAGCACCAATGCGGCCACGCCGCCGGAGTGCATGATGTCGGGGAGCACCGCGACCGCGACCCAGCCGAGCGCCAGATAGAGGGGTGCGGTGACCCAGCGCGGGGCGTGCGGCCAGACCAGCGAGATGACGGCACCGGCGAGCGCGCCGGTCCACACGATGATGAGCAGCAGCTTTCCCTTGTCGGGCGGCAGCAGCAGCGCGCAGAACGGGGTGTAGGTGCCCGCGATGAAGATGAAGATCATGGCGTGATCGAGCCTGCGCATGGTCTTGTAGCCGCGCTCGCTCCACCAACGACGGTGATAGAGGGCGCTGATCCCGAAGAGGCCGCAGACGGTCAGGCTGTAGATCGCGGTGCTCACCAGCGCGGCCGTGCTCGCCTGCGCGGCGGCGATCGAGACGAGCACGATGCCGCAGGCCACCGCGACGAAGAAGGCATAGGTGTGCAGCCAGCCGCGCATGCGCGGTTTGCCTTGGTCGACGGGCTTCACCCGGGGGCGTGTCTGGGTCACCCTTACAGGTTACGGTATCGTAGGTTACTCGCGCGTAGGGTGTGCGAGGCCTCACCATCGACGAGTGGTAAACATCCGCCGAGCCGGCACGGACGCCCTGCTCCTGGAGGTCGACGCCCCGCACACGTGGTTTGCGGCGATCGATGCCGCCCGCGCCCGGGGCGAGATCGAGTGCAGAGAGCTCGTGCCCGGCGCGCAGACCCTGCTCATCATCGGTGTCGATCCCGATGATCCGGTGCTCGGAGCCCTCATCGACTCGACCGCCAAGGCACTCACCTGCCCCTTCGTCTCCTCCGTCGAGGAGACCGCGGTGCTGCCGCTGGAGATCGCGGTGCGCTGGGACGGGCCGGACCTCGACGAGGTCGGCACTGTCTGGGGCTGCGACCCGATCGCGGTGATGCGGGAGACCGTCTTCACCGTCGCGTTCGGGGGGTTCGCGCCCGGATTCGCCTACCTGACCGGGCTCGCCGAGAAATGGCACCTCGCCAGGCGGCCTACGCCACGGGCCAGCGTGCCGGTCGGTTCGGTCGCCGTCGCCGGGGCCTACGCCGGGATCTATCCGCGGTCCACCCCCGGCGGGTGGCACCTCCTCGGCTCCACCGACGCGGTCCTCTTCGATGTCGAACGGCAGCCGCCGGCGCTGCTCCTGCCCGGGATGACGGTAAGGATGATCGATGCTTAGTGTCCGCCGGCCCGGGCCGCTGACGACCGTTCAGGACCGGGGCCGCCACGGATACGCCCACCTCGGCGTCTCGCCGAGCGGCGCGCTCGATCAGCCCGCCCTCGACGCGGCCAACGCTCTCGTCGGCAATACACCGGAACTCGCCGGACTGGAGATCACGCTCGGCGGCTGCGTGCTGGCCGCCGTCGAGCCCGTCACCGTGGCGGTGACCGGCGCGCCCGGACCGCTGCGGATCGGCGGGGTCGACGCGGCGCTCGGCGAGGCGCACCCGGTGGATGCCGGTGCGGAGATCGAGATCGGCAACGCGAGCCGTGGGCTGCGGAGATACCTCGCGGTGGCTGGTGGCATCGACGTGGCGGCGGTGCTCGGCTCGCGTTCCTCCGACACGCTCAGCGGTCTCGGCCCGGCCGCCCTCCGCCGAGGCGACAGCCTCCCCGTCGGCCCGCCCTTAGCGCCAACTCTTCAAGAGTTGGTGCTGAAGGGGAGGTCCGACGAGGTGGGTGGGGAGATCGTGCTTCGAGCCACGGCGGGGCCCCGGGACGACTGGTTCGCCGACCTCGAGGAGTTGGTGCGGTCGGCGTACCAGGTGAGTCCTCTGAGCAACCGGGTCGGAGCGCGACTCATCGGGACGAGCCTGACCCGCTCGCGCGCCGGGGAACTGCCCAGCGAAGGTGTCGTCACCGGAGCGGTGCAGGTCCCCGCCGACGGGCAGCCGCTGATCTTCCTCAACGATCACCCGACCACCGGCGGCTACCCCGTCATCGCCGTCGTCGAACGCGCCGACCTGCCGCTGCTCGCGCAGGCGCGGCCCGGAGCCGCGATCCGCTTTAGGCTGTCACAGTGGACCTGAACGCAGATCTGGCCGAAGGCTTCGGCCACTGGGAACTGGGCGACGACGAAGCCATGCTCGACGTCGTGACCAGTGCAAACGTCGCCTGCGGCTTTCATGCCGGTGACGCACTCACGATGCGGCGCGTCTGCGCCTACGCCCGAGAACGAGGCGTCGCCGTGGGCGCGCAGGTCGGCTACCGGGACCTGCCGGGGTTCGGGCGGCGATTCATCGCGTACGAGCACAACCAACTCCGCGACGAACTCATCTACCAGATCGGGGCCCTCGACGCGCTGGCCCGGACCGAAGGGGTGCGCGTCGCATACGTGAAACCGCACGGGGCGCTCTATCACGCGACCGTTCACGCCGAGGCGATCGTGGACGCGGTGCGCGATCTCGATCCGAAGCTGCCGGTGCTGTGCTCGCCCGGGTCGGTGCTCGCGACAGCGGCGTCGGACGCGGCGTTGAAAGTGATCTTCGAGGGGTTTGCGGATCGGGGGTACCTCCCCGACGGCAGCCTCATGCCGCGCAGCAAGGCGGGCGCGGTCGTCACCGACACCGAGGAGGTCGTCGCGCGGGCGCTGCTGATGGCGACGGAGCAGCGGGTGATCGCGTTCGAGGGCACGGTGATCGACCTGCCGGTGGACTCGATCTGCTTGCACGGGGACACGCCGGGCGCGGTGCAGTTGGGCCTTGCGGTACGCGCGGCCCTGACGGAGGCAGGTGTTCCCTTGCAGCGCTTCACGACGGTGTAACACTCGCGTCGGTGCGGTGCGGTGCGGTGCGGTGCGGTGCGGTGCGGTGCGGTGCGGTGCGGTGCGGTGCGGTGCGGTGCGGTGCGGTGCGGTGCGGTGCGGTGCGGTGCGGTGCAAGGGACGCGACGCCAACCGGCGTCAGCGTGGCGCAGCGCTCAGCGTGGCGCAGCGCTCAGCGTGGCGCAGCGCTCAGCGTGGTGTGGCGTGGTTGCCCAGCGTGCGTGGCGCGGTGTTTAGCGTGGCGTCCGGCGCGGTGCTTCGCGTGGTGCGGTGCGGTGCATGATCGTGCAAGAACCCGGAAATAGGCCCTTCCTGGGGTCAAGATTCGCGCTGCTTCCGGGTTTTTGCGCGATCATGCTACGAGGAGCGGGCAATTTCCCGGTTTCTGCGCGATCTTGCGGGCAGGGATCGCCGGCCGCGCCAAGTCCGCCGCCCGCAGCTTGATCGCGTTGAAAGCTGGAAACAGCGCGAATCTTGACCCCAGGAAGGGCCTCTTTCCGGGAAGCAACGCGATCACGACGCGCATGTAGCACTACTCGCCCGATATGTGCGCGATCATGCCGCGCACATCGCTACTTGCCTGGAATGTGCGCGATCGTGTCACGCCCTGCGTGCTGCCTGCCTGGAGCGGGCGCGGTCATTTGCCGCGCCTCACGTGCCACTTGCTTGGAATGGGCGCGGTCATTTGCCGCGCCTCACGTGCCACTTGCTTGGAATGGGCGCGGTCATTGCCGCGCCTCACGTGCTAATTGCCTGGATGAGCGTGATCATGTCGCATACCACGTACTACCTACGTGCCCGATATGTGCGCGATCATGCTGCGCATCCCGCATCCCGCACCCCGCACCCCGCACCCCGCACCCGACGCGAGCGCGTTCGCGCCGCGCACCCCGCACCGCGCACCCCGCACCGCGCACCCCGCACCGCGCACCCCGCACCGCGCACCCCGCACCCGACGCGAGCGCGTTCGCGCCGCGCACCCCGCGCCGCGCACCCCGCGCCGCGCACCCCGATTTGCGCGATCAAGCCGCCCACCCCGCGCCATATGCCCGAGATGGGCGCGAGTGTCGCGGGAGTGGAGCGGGTTAGGCGTCGAGGCCGCGGAGGATCAGGGGGAGCCGGGCGTCGCCGTCGGCGGTGATGCGCAGCGGGACACCCCAGTCCTGGCGGGTGAGGTGGCAGGCCGGGTTCGCCGCGTCGATGTCGCAGGTGGCAGCCTGCGCAACCACCTGCAGCACGCCCTGCGTCACCGCCGGATTGATCTCCAGTCGTCGGCTGAGATCGGTCGTCGTACCCGCGCCGGTCAGCAGCAGCTCCGGCGGGGACGCTGAGACCGACAGCCGGGTCGACGGACCGAAGGTCTCGTCCAGCTTCTGCCCCGGCGCGGGCGTGAAGATGATCTCCAGCGTCACCGCACCTGATTGCAGCAGCGTCGGCGGACGCTCGACGGTGTGCCGTCCACCATCCATTGTCGACCCGGTCGAGGGTGCCAGCGTGATCAGCCGGTGCGCGGCCGATTCGACCACGAGCACGGTGCCGTCGGCGGTCACCACCACGTCGCTCGGCTCGGCGAGATCGGTCTCCACAGTGGAGAGCGCGCCGTCCGCGAAGCGCCGGACCGCGCCGTTGTAGGTGTCCGCGATCAGCACCGAACCGTCCGCGAGCGCGGCGAGCCCCAGCGGGTGCTGCATCAGCGCGGTCCCGCCCGGGCCGTCGACGTGCCCGAAGTCGAAGAGTCCCTGGCCGACGGCGGTGCGGACGACGAGGTCGGTGCTGGTGCCGCCGTCGTCGGGGGCCGCTCGCTCGACGTACCGCAGCGCGCTCGTCTCGGAGTCCACAAACCACAGCCGCTCGCCGTCGGGCGAGGTGGACAGGCCGGAGGGCTGCGCCAGCCAGACGTCGGGGAGCTGCCCGTCGCGCAGTGCCTCCACGGTCGTTCCCGCGAAAACCCCGGTGGTACGCCGGATCGGGTCGAACCACCACAGCTGGTGGATGCCCGCCATCGCGATGATCACCCGCTCCTCGAACCAGGCCACGTCCCACGGCGAGGAGAGGTCGATGCTGAGCGCGTCGTGTGCGTGATCGTCCACGGTGGAGCGCCACTGGCGGCCCGTGCCCGCGATCGTGGTCACCTCACCGGTACGCAGGCGCAGGCCCCGCAGCAGGTGGTTGACGGTGTCGGCGACGACCACGTCATAACCGACGAGTTCGGCGACGCGCTGTGGCAGTGCGAGCAGTCCCTGCGGCTCGGAGAGGCTGGCGGTCGAGGGGCCGCCGTCGGCGCGTCCACGCGTACCGGAGCCGATTCGACGCACGACGGTCTCGGCGTCGGCGGCGAGCTCGACCAGCGCGTGCCTCGACGAATCGGAGACGAGGAAGCCGCCACTGGGCAGCGGTAGCGCCTTGCCGGGGAAGCGCAGCGCGGTCTTCGCGGTGAGCGGGGGGACATAGAGGCCCTCGCCGCGGTGCAGGGTGCCCTTCGCCTCGTGCTCGGCGATGAGCTGGTCCACGAGGCGGGTCAGGCCATCGGCGTGGCCCTCGCCGGCCATGCTCGCCACGACGTAGCCCTCGGGGTCGATGACGCTCAGGGTCGGCCAGGCCTTGGCCGCGTACTGCCGCCAGGTGATGAGCTCCGGATCGTCGAGGACGGGGTGCTCCACGCCGTACCGCTCCACGGCGGCGGCGAGCGCCTCGGGGTCCTTCTCGTGCTCGAACTTGGGCGAGTGCACACCGATGATCACGAGCGCGTCGCCGTACTTCTGCTCCAGCGGCCGCAGTTCGTCGAGCACGTGCAGGCAGTTGATGCAGCAGAAGGTCCAGAAGTCGAGGATTGCGATCTTGCCCCGGAGATCCTTGAGGGTGATCTCCTTGCCGGCGGTGTTCAGCCAGCCTCGTCCGCGCAGCTCTGGCGCCCTTACCCGCATCCGGCCATTCTGCCGGACCGCCCTGGTCCGCAACGAGCAGGGACGGTGTGAGCTATCCGATGCGGCTAAGCGGCGACGTGCGCCGGGGCGAGGATCCGGCCGTCCTGGTCGACGGTGAGCAGTCGGCGCAGCGACAGGGCCAGCACCGAGGCGATCAGGCAGCCGCCGACGACGAGCCCGATCCAGAGCCCGCCGAGCCCGGCACCGATCAGCGGCGCCGCCGAGACGGGGCCGACGATGCCGCTGATGCCCCAGACCATCGAGCCCAGCGCGTTGTAGCGCCCGCGCAGCTCATCGGTGGCGAGGGCGTTGATCAGGGTCGGGTTGACCGGGGAGAGCAGGGTCTCACCGACGGCGAAGATCCCGCCGGTCGCGATCACGCCGACCGCCGCGAGCACCGCGTTGCCGCCGTCGACGAAGCCCGCGAGACCGAGGACGAGCCAGGACGAGGCCATGATGACGCCGACCGAGGCGAGGACGCGGGTGCGGCTGCGGCCCTGGATCAGCTTGATCACGAAGAGCTGAGCCACGACGATCACCATCGTGTTCATCGTGAACGCGTAGCCCACGATCTGCGTCGAGACGTGCGCGACGTCGATGGCGAAGGCGGTGAAGCCGACCTCTATCTGCGCGTATCCGCTGATGGTGAGCACGATGGCGAAGGTGAGCCAGCGCACGAACGCCCGGTCGCGGAAGACCTCGCGGTAGCCGGGCTCGTCGCGCTTGGCGGTGGCGGGACGGTCGACGAGGCGGCGGCCGACCGTGGGCATGGAGAGCAGGATCCCCAGCGGGATGAGGTAACAGGCG
It contains:
- a CDS encoding 5-oxoprolinase subunit B family protein, whose amino-acid sequence is MVNIRRAGTDALLLEVDAPHTWFAAIDAARARGEIECRELVPGAQTLLIIGVDPDDPVLGALIDSTAKALTCPFVSSVEETAVLPLEIAVRWDGPDLDEVGTVWGCDPIAVMRETVFTVAFGGFAPGFAYLTGLAEKWHLARRPTPRASVPVGSVAVAGAYAGIYPRSTPGGWHLLGSTDAVLFDVERQPPALLLPGMTVRMIDA
- a CDS encoding 5-oxoprolinase subunit C family protein, which encodes MLSVRRPGPLTTVQDRGRHGYAHLGVSPSGALDQPALDAANALVGNTPELAGLEITLGGCVLAAVEPVTVAVTGAPGPLRIGGVDAALGEAHPVDAGAEIEIGNASRGLRRYLAVAGGIDVAAVLGSRSSDTLSGLGPAALRRGDSLPVGPPLAPTLQELVLKGRSDEVGGEIVLRATAGPRDDWFADLEELVRSAYQVSPLSNRVGARLIGTSLTRSRAGELPSEGVVTGAVQVPADGQPLIFLNDHPTTGGYPVIAVVERADLPLLAQARPGAAIRFRLSQWT
- the trhA gene encoding PAQR family membrane homeostasis protein TrhA, coding for MRGWLHTYAFFVAVACGIVLVSIAAAQASTAALVSTAIYSLTVCGLFGISALYHRRWWSERGYKTMRRLDHAMIFIFIAGTYTPFCALLLPPDKGKLLLIIVWTGALAGAVISLVWPHAPRWVTAPLYLALGWVAVAVLPDIMHSGGVAALVLLAVGGLAYSVGAIFYALRRPNPWPTVFGHHEFFHACTLIAAICHHIAIYFAVFA
- a CDS encoding NHL domain-containing thioredoxin family protein translates to MRVRAPELRGRGWLNTAGKEITLKDLRGKIAILDFWTFCCINCLHVLDELRPLEQKYGDALVIIGVHSPKFEHEKDPEALAAAVERYGVEHPVLDDPELITWRQYAAKAWPTLSVIDPEGYVVASMAGEGHADGLTRLVDQLIAEHEAKGTLHRGEGLYVPPLTAKTALRFPGKALPLPSGGFLVSDSSRHALVELAADAETVVRRIGSGTRGRADGGPSTASLSEPQGLLALPQRVAELVGYDVVVADTVNHLLRGLRLRTGEVTTIAGTGRQWRSTVDDHAHDALSIDLSSPWDVAWFEERVIIAMAGIHQLWWFDPIRRTTGVFAGTTVEALRDGQLPDVWLAQPSGLSTSPDGERLWFVDSETSALRYVERAAPDDGGTSTDLVVRTAVGQGLFDFGHVDGPGGTALMQHPLGLAALADGSVLIADTYNGAVRRFADGALSTVETDLAEPSDVVVTADGTVLVVESAAHRLITLAPSTGSTMDGGRHTVERPPTLLQSGAVTLEIIFTPAPGQKLDETFGPSTRLSVSASPPELLLTGAGTTTDLSRRLEINPAVTQGVLQVVAQAATCDIDAANPACHLTRQDWGVPLRITADGDARLPLILRGLDA
- a CDS encoding MFS transporter, whose protein sequence is MFRDALPQQQAARRMLLGTAVSAIGRGLTLPFLFIYLTKVRDITPTTAGLVIGWLGLATLLIAPVGGTLVDRLGARRIVLPMLLVEAAGVASLALVTSPLRAFVSATLVAIGGGVIWSAMTTILSSVTSDAERQKVFGLQFALLNLGIGVGATISGTLVDIERPGTFQLIYLVDAACYLIPLGILLSMPTVGRRLVDRPATAKRDEPGYREVFRDRAFVRWLTFAIVLTISGYAQIEVGFTAFAIDVAHVSTQIVGYAFTMNTMVIVVAQLFVIKLIQGRSRTRVLASVGVIMASSWLVLGLAGFVDGGNAVLAAVGVIATGGIFAVGETLLSPVNPTLINALATDELRGRYNALGSMVWGISGIVGPVSAAPLIGAGLGGLWIGLVVGGCLIASVLALSLRRLLTVDQDGRILAPAHVAA
- a CDS encoding LamB/YcsF family protein, encoding MDLNADLAEGFGHWELGDDEAMLDVVTSANVACGFHAGDALTMRRVCAYARERGVAVGAQVGYRDLPGFGRRFIAYEHNQLRDELIYQIGALDALARTEGVRVAYVKPHGALYHATVHAEAIVDAVRDLDPKLPVLCSPGSVLATAASDAALKVIFEGFADRGYLPDGSLMPRSKAGAVVTDTEEVVARALLMATEQRVIAFEGTVIDLPVDSICLHGDTPGAVQLGLAVRAALTEAGVPLQRFTTV